The Triticum dicoccoides isolate Atlit2015 ecotype Zavitan chromosome 6A, WEW_v2.0, whole genome shotgun sequence genome has a window encoding:
- the LOC119318041 gene encoding nitrate reductase [NAD(P)H]-like — translation MAASVEYNRQVSAHPWPTNAQPKAAFDLFSSSSAGNGGRRRSGADSDSDDEDGIPPDWRSLYSPRLDVEPSVKDPRDEATSDAWVKRHPALVRLTGKHPFNSEPPLPRLMSHGFITPVPLHYVRNHGAVPRADWSTWTVEVTGLVKRPVKLTMEELVTGFQAVEFPVTLVCAGNRRKEQNMVRQSSGFNWGPGAISTTVWRGVRLRDVLRRCGVMGAGVASNVCFEGAEDLPGGGGCKYGTSLRRSVAMDPARDVILAYMQNGEPLAPDHGFPVRVIVPGFIGGRMVKWLKRIVVACNESESYYHYRDNRVLPSHVDAELANAEAWWYKPECMINELNINSVITTPGHDEVLPINALTTQKPYTMKGYAYSGGGRKVTRVEVTLDSGETWQVCELEHPERPTKYGKYWCWCFWSVDVEVLDLLGAKEMAVRAWDEALNTQPERLIWNLMGMMNNCWFRVKINVCRPPKGEIGLVFDHPTQPGNQSGGWMARQKHIETSETTQGTLKRSTSTPFMSAASAQFTMSEVRRHASKESAWIVVHGHVYDCTGFLKDHPGGADSILINAGSDCTEEFDAIHSAKARGLLEMYRVGELIATGTDYSSPQSSSGDLAAIVEAPPAGVEPLVLPPLSTTVALANPREKVRCRLVDKKSVSDNVRLFRFALPSPDHKLGLPVGKHVYVCASTGGKLCMRAYTPTSSVDEVGHVELLIKIYFKDEDPKFPAGGLMSLYLDALPLGAPVDIKGPVGHIEYAGRGAFTVGGEPRFARRLAMVAGGTGITPVYQVIQAVLRDQPDDTTEMHLVYANRTEDDMLLREEIDRWAAAHPARLKVWYVVSKVARPGDAWEYGVGRVDEQVLREHLPLGGDGETLALVCGPPAMLECTVRPGLEKMGYDLDKDCLVF, via the exons ATGGCGGCCTCCGTCGAGTACAACCGTCAGGTGTCGGCCCACCCGTGGCCGACCAATGCGCAGCCCAAGGCCGCCTTcgacctcttctcctcctcctcggccggcaACGGCGGCAGGCGCCGCTCGGGCGCGGACTCCGACTCGGACGACGAGGACGGCATCCCGCCGGACTGGCGGTCGCTCTACAGCCCGCGGCTCGACGTGGAGCCGTCGGTCAAGGACCCCCGCGACGAGGCCACCTCCGACGCCTGGGTCAAGCGCCACCCAGCGCTCGTCCGCCTCACCGGCAAGCACCCGTTCAACTCCGAGCCCCCGCTGCCGCGCCTCATGTCCCACGGCTTCATCACCCCGGTGCCGCTCCACTACGTGCGCAACCACGGCGCCGTGCCCAGGGCCGACTGGTCCACCTGGACCGTCGAGGTCACCGGCCTCGTCAAGCGCCCCGTCAAGCTCACCATGGAGGAGCTCGTCACGGGGTTCCAGGCCGTCGAGTTCCCCGTCACGCTCGTGTGCGCCGGCAACCGCCGCAAGGAGCAGAACATGGTGCGCCAGTCATCGGGCTTCAACTGGGGCCCCGGGGCCATCTCCACCACCGTGTGGCGCGGGGTGCGCCTCCGCGACGTGCTGCGCCGGTGCGGCGTCATGGGCGCCGGCGTCGCCTCGAACGTGTGCTTCGAGGGCGCCGAGGACCtccccggcggcggcgggtgcAAGTACGGCACCAGCCTCCGGCGGTCCGTGGCCATGGACCCGGCGCGCGACGTCATCCTCGCCTACATGCAGAACGGCGAGCCGCTGGCGCCCGACCACGGCTTCCCCGTGCGCGTCATCGTGCCGGGCTTCATCGGCGGCCGCATGGTGAAGTGGCTGAAGCGCATCGTCGTGGCCTGCAACGAGTCGGAGAGCTACTACCACTACCGCGACAACCGCGTGCTGCCGTCACACGTCGACGCCGAGCTCGCCAATGCCGAAG CCTGGTGGTACAAGCCGGAGTGCATGATCAACGAGCTCAACATCAACTCGGTGATCACCACGCCCGGACACGACGAGGTGCTGCCCATCAACGCGCTCACGACGCAGAAGCCGTATACGATGAAGGGATACGCCTACTCCG GCGGTGGCCGGAAAGTTACGCGGGTGGAGGTGACCCTGGACAGCGGCGAGACGTGGCAGGTGTGCGAGCTGGAGCACCCGGAGCGCCCGACCAAGTACGGCAAGTACTGGTGCTGGTGCTTCTGGTCCGTCGACGTCGAGGTGCTCGACCTGCTCGGGGCCAAGGAGATGGCCGTGCGCGCCTGGGACGAGGCCCTCAACACCCAGCCCGAGCGCCTCATCTGGAACCTCATGGGCATGATGAACAACTGCTGGTTCCGGGTCAAGATCAACGTCTGCCGCCCCCCCAAGGGCGAGATCGGCCTCGTATTCGACCACCCCACGCAGCCCGGGAACCAGTCCGGCGGCTGGATGGCGCGGCAGAAGCACATCGAGACGTCCGAGACCACGCAGGGCACGCTCAAGCGGAGCACCTCCACGCCCTTCATGTCCGCCGCCTCCGCCCAGTTCACCATGTCCGAGGTGCGCCGCCACGCGTCCAAGGAGTCGGCGTGGATCGTCGTGCACGGCCACGTCTACGACTGCACCGGCTTCCTCAAGGACCACCCCGGCGGCGCCGACAGCATCCTCATCAACGCCGGCTCCGACTGCACCGAGGAGTTCGACGCCATCCACTCCGCCAAGGCCCGCGGCCTCCTCGAGATGTACCGCGTCGGCGAGCTCATCGCCACCGGCACCGACTACTCCTCTCCACAGAGCAGCAGCGGcgacctcgccgccatcgtcgAGGCCCCTCCTGCTGGGGTTGAGCCCTTGGTGCTGCCGCCGCTCTCGACGACCGTTGCGCTCGCCAACCCGCGGGAGAAGGTGCGCTGCCGGCTCGTCGACAAGAAGAGCGTGTCCGACAACGTGCGCCTCTTCCGCTTCGCGCTGCCGTCGCCTGACCACAAGCTCGGCCTGCCCGTCGGCAAGCACGTGTACGTCTGCGCGTCCACCGGCGGCAAGCTCTGCATGCGCGCGTACACGCCCACCAGCTCCGTCGACGAGGTCGGCCACGTCGAGCTCCTCATCAAGATATACTTCAAGGACGAGGACCCCAAGTTCCCCGCCGGCGGGCTCATGTCGCTGTACCTCGACGCGCTGCCGCTCGGTGCACCCGTCGACATCAAGGGCCCCGTGGGCCACATCGAGTACGCCGGCCGCGGCGCCTTCACGGTGGGCGGCGAGCCCCGGTTCGCGCGCCGGCTCGCCATGGTGGCCGGCGGGACGGGGATCACGCCCGTGTACCAGGTGATCCAGGCCGTGCTGAGGGACCAGCCCGATGACACCACGGAGATGCACCTCGTGTACGCGAACCGCACGGAGGACGACATGCTCCTGCGGGAGGAGATCGACCGGTGGGCGGCCGCGCACCCCGCGCGGCTCAAGGTGTGGTACGTGGTGAGCAAGGTGGCGCGGCCGGGAGACGCGTGGGAATACGGCGTGGGTAGGGTCGACGAACAGGTCCTCAGAGAACACCTGCCTTTGGGCGGAGACGGCGAGACGCTCGCGCTCGTCTGCGGGCCGCCGGCGATGCTCGAGTGCACGGTGCGCCCGGGGCTGGAAAAGATGGGGTACGACCTCGACAAGGATTGCCTCGTCTTCTAA